In Pararhizobium sp. A13, the genomic stretch CGCATCGCCGCGCTTGGCGGTGGGATCGCCGTGCAGCACCGCATGGCCTATCAAGGCGAATATTTCGTCGATCGCTACGGACATGGCGCCGCCGAAGCCACCCCGCCGATCGCCCGCATGCTCGAAAAGGGTGTGAAGGTCTCGGCGGGCACCGACGCCACCCGCGTCGCCTCCTATAACCCATGGGTATCCCTCTCGTGGATGATCACCGGCAAGACGGTCGGCGGCATGCAGCTTTATCCGCGCGCCAACTGCCTCGACCGGGAAACAGCGCTGAGGATGTGGACTGAGAACGTAACGTGGTTCTCCAACGAGGAGGGTAAAAAGGGCCGCATCGAGAAGGGCCAGTTCGCCGACCTCATCGTGCCGGACAAGGACTTTTTCGCCTGTTCGGAAGACGAGATTTCCTTCCTCACCTCCGATCTGACCATGGTCGGCGGCAAGATCGTCTATGGTGCCATAGACTTCAAGGAGCTCAACGAAAACGACGTGCCGCCGGCCATGCCGGACTGGTCGCCGGTGCGTGCCTTTGGCGGTTACGCCGCATGGGGCGAGCCCGACGGAGCTGGCAAGAACTCGCTGCGCCGTGCAGCGATTTCCGGCTGCGGCTGCACCAACAATTGCAACGTGCACGGTCATGACCATGCGGGCGCGTGGACGTCGAAACTGCCGGTTGCCGATCTCAAAGGCTTTTTCGGCGCGCTCGGCTGCGCCTGCTGGGCTGTATAAGGGGCATCGGTATGATCGAACAGAAACTGTCCGCAATCGCGCGGCCCCTCGTCACATCGCCGGCCATGCGTTTCATCGCGCTTCTCGGTCTTTGCGCAGCCTATATTCAGGGGCCGCTCACCAAGCTCTTCGATTTTCAGGGTGCGCTTGGCGAGATGGAGCATTTCGGGCTCCATCCCGCCGCGTTCTTCGCCGTCGCGGTCATCGTGATCGAGCTTGCCGCCTCCGCCATGATCCTCACAGGCTTCTGGCGCTGGCTGGGCGCGGTCGGCCTTTGCGGCTTTACTCTGCTGGCCACATTCATTGCGCTTCGCTTCTGGGAACTGCCACCTGGTATGGACCGCATGATGGCGGCCAATGCCTTTTTCGAGCATCTTGGACTGGCTGGCGCCTTTCTGTTGGTTGCCGGTATGGACATCACCAAAGGCTTTGGCCGATGAGTGAAGTCAACCCCTCTTCCGGCGGCAGTTTTGCGCCGCTTCGCCAATCGGTCTTTGCGGTGCTATGGGCCGCCACCGTGCTTGGCAACACCGGCAGCTTCATGCGCGACGTGGCCAGTTCGTGGCTGATGACAGACCTTTCCGCCGCGCCCGCCGCCGTCGCCATGGTGCAGGCCGCGGGCACGCTGCCCATCTTCCTGCTCGCCATTCCGGCGGGTGTCCTGTCCGACATTCTCGATCGGCGCAAATTCCTGATCGCGATCCAGGTCTTGCTTGCGGGCGTCAGCATCACGTTGATGGCGCTCGCCTATACCGGTTTGCTCTCGGTCAGCGCCTTGATCGGCCTTACGTTCCTCGGCGGAGTTGGTGCTGCGCTGATGGGACCGACATGGCAGGCGATCGTACCGGAGCTGGTGCCTAGGGAGGATGTCAAAAGTGCCGTGGCGCTCAATTCCCTGGGTATCAACATTGCCCGTTCCATCGGTCCGGCAGCTGGCGGCTTGCTGCTGGCCGCCTTTGGTGCCGCGGTTACCTACGGCGTGGATGTGGCGAGCTACATAGTCGTTATCGCCGCGCTCCTTTGGTGGCCGCGCGCCAAAAATGCCGATGATGCGTTGTCGGAGCACTTTTTCGGCGCGTTCCGCGCGGGTCTGCGTTATACGCGTGCCAGTCGCTCCTTGCATATCGTGCTGTTGCGCGCCGCGATCTTCTTTGCCTTCGCCAGTGCCGTTTGGGCGCTCCTGCCACTGGTGGCGCGTAATCTGCTCGGCGGCGACGCGGGCTTTTACGGCATCCTGCTCGGCGCTGTCGGCGCGGGCGCGATCGGCGGGGCGCTCGTCATGCCGAGGCTTCGCGAGCGTTTTGATGCCGACAGCCTGCTTCTTGGCTCGGCAACGATCACCGCGCTGGTGATGGCAACGCTTTCCTTTGCTCCGCCGCAGTGGCTGGCAATCATCATTCTACTATTTCTCGGCGGTGCCTGGATCATGGCATTGACGACGCTGAATGGCGCAGCGCAATCGATTCTGCCCAACTGGGTGCGCGGGCGCGGCCTTGCCGTCTACCTCACCGTGTTCAACGGCGCGATGACGGCCGGCAGCCTCGGTTGGGGGGCGGTCGCGGAAGCGGCCGGCGTGGCAGGAACGCTTGTCATCGGCGCCGTCGGCCTCGGGTTGGCCGGCATTGTCATGCACCGGGTCAAGCTGCCTTCCGGTGATGCCGATCTGATACCCTCCAACCATTGGCCCGAACCGCTTGTAGCAGAGCCTGTGGCGCATGATCGCGGCCCAGTGCTCATCCTCATCGAATACCGCATCGAAAAGCAGTACCGGCCGGCCTTCCTGTCCGTACTCGACGATCTCTCGCAGGAGAGGCGGCGCGATGGCGCTTACGGCTGGGGCGTAACGGAGGATTCTGCCGATCCGGAAAAGATAGTCGAGTGGTTCATGGTCGAATCCTGGGCCGAGCATCTGCGCCAACACAAGCGCGTTTCCAAGGCGGATGCCGACCTGCAAGGTAGGGTATTGACCTATCACGCCGGGCCGGAAGAGCCAGTGGTGCGGCACTTCCTTGCCATCGATCCGCGGCATGAAGGGGTGGATTAGCCGGAGCATCCGGCGTATCTGCGTTTGGAGACAAGTGGCCTCCGCCATCAACGATTGCAGAGGATGCAATGAAATACGGCGGTCCAGCTACGACTGCGTCAGTTCGGCTGAGACTAGGCAACGTGCGTCGTCAATCATGGCGACTCCAGGCGACGGGCATCCTTCGGCGATGGTTGAACGTCCCGCAGCCAAATGAGATTCCAGGGGAGCCATTGTGTGATCTCCGACGCACAGAACGGGAACATCGCGCGAGACATGGGTTCGATTTGCAACCCATAAGCAACCAGTTGACCATTGACGGTCAGCGGCTGGAATCGATCCGTCCTTTGGTCCGCGGGTGAGGCCGTTGGCATGAATTTCCTTCACGCTGACGTTAAAACTCATCATTTGCGATGATTCTTCGCGCCCCCAATAGTGCCCGGGCACTCAACCAACAGGGGAAACCACATGCAAAAATATAGTCTTTTAAGCAGTGTTGTGGGCGTCTGCTTGATCTTTTCCGGAACAGTCAGGGCGGATGTCGTTTTGAACGGTCGGGATGCGACGCCAGAAATGATCGTCCGGCTCGCCAAGGGTGAACCGGTGGCTCTACGCTAACAGCGCCGCGGCCGTGGACGGACTGCAACAAGCGGGAGAGGATCTGATTGCTGGCGCGCGGGTACCCAGGGGGCTGATACGTGTGGCGATGCCCGCCGACTTCTTCGACTTCTACAAGATGGAATGGGTGGCCGAATTCCTGGCCTCGCACCCACAAGTGCGTATCGAGTTCGTGTTAAGCGATGCCACGGTCGATCTTATCGACGAGGGCATCGATGTCGCCTTCCGAGGGAACGCAACGCGTGGTCCGAACTATGTCGTGCGCAAGATCCAAACCCGCTCGATCGGACTTGTCGCCAGCCCCTCCTACCTCGCCGCGCGCGGGACACCAGCCACATTGCAGGATCTGACCCGTGATGACTGTCTGTTTGTGCCACAGGCCCGGGACTATGCGATCTGGCGCCTTCAAGATCCCGATGGCGCCGAGGAGGAGGTGACCGTCACCGGCCGTGTGATGGCGAATACCGCGCAAGCAATCCGAAAGGCCGCTATTGCAGGCCTCGGCATCGCGTTAACACCGATACTGGGGACGGCCGATTTCGCGGCCGGCCGACTGGTGCCGGTGTTGCCCCAATACATGCGTCGCAATCTCGGCATGAGCGTCGTCTACCCCAACCGGGCTCACCTGCCATCGGCGGTTTCGGCATTCATCGATTCCGTCGTCGGCGAGATACGTGCCGAATTGGCCAGCAGACAAGGGTTGCAGTAATTCGTGCCAGGGGCCGATCCAACTCAGAAAGACCCTATCCTCGGCTCCAATATAGCATCCGCAGGTCAGCCTGGAGGATGGTTGTCTGCCATGGATGATTTAGCGGTCACTGGAAAGCACGTCATCCAATCCCCATATGCTCAACATGACGGCCGCGCGCCCTGATGGCGTTTATGAGCGCCGGATAATTCCATTGGAGATTACGATGACCGACAAACACCAGGCGCATGCGCCTGCGAAACCGAACGACGTGAAGGTATTCGCCAAAAAACACCGCATCGAACTCGAGGACGCGCAGAAGATTCTTGACGAATACGGTGATGATCGAAAGGCCGCCGATAAGGCAGCCCGCCGCGTGGCGGCGTAAGATCAAAAGCGCCAGGGAGCAGACCTATACGGTCCCTCAATCTGGCGCACAGTCACCGGGTCACGGAGGAGGGCGCGCCGCGGCTACGGGGAAACATTGATAGTCGGATAGGGCTGCATTACCCAATCTTCTCACTTCCTCAAATAGCTCTTTCCGCCGCTGTCTGTGATGCAGTACCGCCCTCCCCGCGGCCCAACGCAGTAAGCGCCACCGCGACAGGAACAGTTGCCGTCCATCGGCGGACTCATCAATCGGTACTTCTACCCCGCTAGCGGAGGACCCACCCAGACGCCTTCTGGCACCGCGGGGATGCTGTTCACCAATCCGTCGAGCATTCCTTGCAGGACGTTCTCGGTCAGCTCCTCCATCTTGTCGCCGGGGCCGACGAGGCGGTCTGCCAGCAGCAACGTTAAACCGTGCATTTGGGACCAAAAAACGAGAATCGCCCCATCGATCGTGCGGGTATTGACCTCGGTATCTGCAATTGGCCGCCCGAGAGCGCCGTCGGAAATCGCGTCCACTATGAGGGCTTTCATGTTGTGAGCCGCGGTTCTTTCGATCACCGGACGACCTTCATCCTGACCGGCGAGGTAGCCGCCGAACATCAATCTGTAGAGCGCCGGATTGTTGACGCCGCCGCAGACATATGCGCGCGCCATAGCTGCAAGCCTCTGGCGAGGACTGTCGAGTTCCTTGGTCGCCTCGGCCATGCGCTTCGCCAGCAGCTCAAACCCAACCGCCGAGACGGCGGCCAGCAATTCGCGCTTGTCGGCGAAGTGCTTGTACGGGGCGTTGTGACTGACGCCCGCCCGACGTGCGAGCTCGCGAAGCGAAAACTCCGTGCTTTGAGCCTCGCTGAGAACGTCAAGTGCGGCCTTTACGATCGCCCTGTGCAGGTCGCCATGGTGGTAGGGGCGCTGGTCTCTGGTGGAAATATCCTGGGTCATGCCGTCCATTTAGATTGTTAAGTTGCTTATGTCAACATTCCGTCGAGGGATGTTGACATTGTCAACTCTAACCCCAACGTGGTCGTTGTCAACATGTGCGGCGGCCGGTCTGGAACGAAAGGCAGCGGATCAACAACAGAGGTAAACTGCATGGCAATTGTGGTCGAGAAGAATGGTGCGACCACATCGCATCGTCTGGTCGTCACCTACCCGTTGCTGCAGGGCCAACCAAGCTTCGTCGCCGAATTCACGAGCTGGAAGACCCAGCCCCCCTTTGTCCGACTCCGAATTCACCTTTGAACCTCCCGCCGATGTGAAAAAGATCGACCTGACACCAGCCGTCCCGTCGGGGATGGAAGGAAGCAAGAAAGTGGTTCGGTCTTGTCCTCAATGGGCTTCTATGTTGCCCCCGTCAACTTTCTTACGCTGGTGATGTTGACATTGCCCACTCCAAGCCTTAAGTGGACGTTGTCAACATGGGGCGATGGCCCGCAGTAGCATCAGATTGGAGACCGCGGCGACGGACGCCCGCTCCAGGATGGTCGCAAACCCTACCGGAGCAAAAAAATGCAGTCCTTTCGATTGCTGGGAATTGGTCTCGCCTGCGCACTTCTGGCTGCCTGCGACGACAAAGCTGAAGTAGCGCCGCCGCAGCAGCAGGTCCGCGTCGTTGCAGCATCGGCGGCTCAGTATCAGCCGGGCGCGGAAATCACGGGCGAGGTGAAGGCGCGGATCCAGACCGAACTTTCCTTTCGCATCAGTGGCAGAGTCATTCAAAGATGGGCTGATGTCGGCTCGCACGTTCGCGCCGGCGAGGTCCTCGCGCGGCTCAACGATACCGAACAACAAGCCGACGTGAGCGTCGCCCGAGCGGCATTGGAGTCGGCGCGAGCAATCGTCAAACAGAAGATGCTGTCTTTCGAGCGATCCAGGGCCCTGGTGCAATCGCAAGCTATTGCGCAACAGGTTTTCGATGAAGCTCGCAAGGAGCTGACGAGTGCCCAAGCCTCTCTTGAAGCTGACGAGGCCGCGCTGGCGACAGCGGAGGATGCGCTGTCCTACACTGAGTTGAAGGCCGATGCGGACGGCGTCATAACGGCGCGCACGATCGAAGTCGGACAGGTGGTCTCGGCCGCCCAGTCCGCCTTCACGCTTGCCCACGACGGTCCCAGAGATGCGGTGTTCGACGTGTTCGAGGCCTTCTTTCTCGGCGGCCCCCCGCTAGCCGACGTCGAGGTGGCGCCGGTCGGGGATCGTGCGCTCCAAGTACAGGGCGACATCCGGGAGGTCTCCCCGGTGATAGACACGAAAGCCGGTACAATCCGGATCAAGGTCGAGTTTCCGCAGGACGCGCAATGGCCGCTCGGCACGCCGGTGGTGGGCAAACTCCGCTCGCCTCCGCGCAAGGGCATCGTGCTGTCCTATAGCGCGATCGCCTCCGCCAAGGGGGAACCCGCCGTGTGGCTGGTCAACAGTGAAAACCGCTCCGTATCCCTCCGCGAGGTTACGGTTGCCCGTTACCGCAAAAACGATTTCGTCGTGACCAACGGCATTGCCCCCAATGATCTTGTCGTCACGGAAGGCGGGAAGTTTCTCAAGGAAGGCCAGGCAGTGACCTGGGAGGGCAAGTGAGATGAGCTTCAACCGCTGGTATACTTCCCTTCCGCTTTTTCTGTCGATCTCACTCCTTGTCAGCTGCGAGCAAAGCTCGCTCGCAGCGGAGGAGGTGAGCCCCCGTCCCGTCAAATCCGTCGCAGCAACGGCCGAGCAGGAGGAGGCCGGGAGCTTGCCCGGGATCGTACGAGCCCGCATCGAGACCGACCTGGCCTTCCGCACACTCGGACGAATCGTATCACGCAAGGTCGATGTCGGCGATCTCGTACTGAAAGGCGATGTCATTGCCGAGATCGATCCCCTGAGTCTGAAGCTCGCGGTCAGGAGCGCAGAAGCCGATCTGCGCGATGCCCAGGCGCAGTTCGAGAACGCTGCCATGACAGAAAAGCGCAAGCGAACTCTGGCGCGCATGAGCGCCGGCAGTGTTGCCGATCGGGATCTGGCCGAACAACAACTGAAATCGGCCAAAGCCAATGTTGCAAAGGCAACGGCTAGTCTTGCCAAGGCGCGTGAGCAGCTTGGCTACGCGGACTTGAGGGCGGAATTCGATGGGGTCGTCACCGCCACGTTCGCAGAAATGGGGCAGACAGTATCGGCGGGCCAACCGGTCCTGAGACTGGCACGCCCTGAACAGCGTGATGTGGTCGTCGATGTTCCCGAGGCTCAATTTCGATCCGTGCGCCTGGACGACCGGTTCAACATCGCCCTCCAACTCGATCGCACTGTGCAGACCTTTGGCGTCGTGCGCGAGATCGGGCCGCAAGCGGATCGCAATACCCGGACCCACAGGCTGAAGATCGCAGTCGAGCAGGCGCCGGAGGTGTTCCGCCTCGGTGCAGTGGTGACCGCGACGCCTATGCTTGACCGAAAGAAACGAGAAATCGCGCTACCGATCGCCGCCATTTGTGACAGGGGTGGCGCTGACCACGTCTGGGTCGTGAATCGGTCGACAGGTACCGTCACGCTGAGACCGGTCCAGCTCGGCACCCCAGCGGCCGATGCCCGCTCTGTCCGGATACTGTCCGGCCTGCGGGAGGGCGAAGAGGTCGTCATCGCCGGGGTCAATGAACTTGCCGATGGACAGAAGGTGAAAATCGCACAGGAGCTGCGCCCATGAGTAAATTCAATCTCTCGGACTGGGCGCTCGAGCATCGCTCGCTTGTCTGGTATTTCATGATCATCTTCGCTGTGGCGGGCGCCTATGCCTATCTGGGCCTTGGCCGCGAAGAAGATCCATCCTTCACGATCAAGACGATGGTGATTCAGGCTCAGTGGCCCGGTGCCTCGGCCCAGGAAGTGACGCAGCAGGTCACCGACCGCATCGAAAAGAAGCTGCAGGAACTCGACAACCTGGAACATACCCGAAGCATCACGACGGCCGGCCAGGCGATCGTCTTCGTCGATCTGCTGCCGGGTACGGACGCGCAGGATGTAAAGCCCACCTGGTCGCGGGTACGCAACCTGATTGACGATATAACGCACGA encodes the following:
- a CDS encoding DoxX family protein; this translates as MIEQKLSAIARPLVTSPAMRFIALLGLCAAYIQGPLTKLFDFQGALGEMEHFGLHPAAFFAVAVIVIELAASAMILTGFWRWLGAVGLCGFTLLATFIALRFWELPPGMDRMMAANAFFEHLGLAGAFLLVAGMDITKGFGR
- a CDS encoding MFS transporter, producing the protein MSEVNPSSGGSFAPLRQSVFAVLWAATVLGNTGSFMRDVASSWLMTDLSAAPAAVAMVQAAGTLPIFLLAIPAGVLSDILDRRKFLIAIQVLLAGVSITLMALAYTGLLSVSALIGLTFLGGVGAALMGPTWQAIVPELVPREDVKSAVALNSLGINIARSIGPAAGGLLLAAFGAAVTYGVDVASYIVVIAALLWWPRAKNADDALSEHFFGAFRAGLRYTRASRSLHIVLLRAAIFFAFASAVWALLPLVARNLLGGDAGFYGILLGAVGAGAIGGALVMPRLRERFDADSLLLGSATITALVMATLSFAPPQWLAIIILLFLGGAWIMALTTLNGAAQSILPNWVRGRGLAVYLTVFNGAMTAGSLGWGAVAEAAGVAGTLVIGAVGLGLAGIVMHRVKLPSGDADLIPSNHWPEPLVAEPVAHDRGPVLILIEYRIEKQYRPAFLSVLDDLSQERRRDGAYGWGVTEDSADPEKIVEWFMVESWAEHLRQHKRVSKADADLQGRVLTYHAGPEEPVVRHFLAIDPRHEGVD
- a CDS encoding substrate binding domain-containing protein — its product is MPADFFDFYKMEWVAEFLASHPQVRIEFVLSDATVDLIDEGIDVAFRGNATRGPNYVVRKIQTRSIGLVASPSYLAARGTPATLQDLTRDDCLFVPQARDYAIWRLQDPDGAEEEVTVTGRVMANTAQAIRKAAIAGLGIALTPILGTADFAAGRLVPVLPQYMRRNLGMSVVYPNRAHLPSAVSAFIDSVVGEIRAELASRQGLQ
- a CDS encoding TetR/AcrR family transcriptional regulator — translated: MTQDISTRDQRPYHHGDLHRAIVKAALDVLSEAQSTEFSLRELARRAGVSHNAPYKHFADKRELLAAVSAVGFELLAKRMAEATKELDSPRQRLAAMARAYVCGGVNNPALYRLMFGGYLAGQDEGRPVIERTAAHNMKALIVDAISDGALGRPIADTEVNTRTIDGAILVFWSQMHGLTLLLADRLVGPGDKMEELTENVLQGMLDGLVNSIPAVPEGVWVGPPLAG
- a CDS encoding DUF2092 domain-containing protein, which codes for MAIVVEKNGATTSHRLVVTYPLLQGQPSFVAEFTSWKTQPPFVRLRIHL
- a CDS encoding efflux RND transporter periplasmic adaptor subunit, translating into MQSFRLLGIGLACALLAACDDKAEVAPPQQQVRVVAASAAQYQPGAEITGEVKARIQTELSFRISGRVIQRWADVGSHVRAGEVLARLNDTEQQADVSVARAALESARAIVKQKMLSFERSRALVQSQAIAQQVFDEARKELTSAQASLEADEAALATAEDALSYTELKADADGVITARTIEVGQVVSAAQSAFTLAHDGPRDAVFDVFEAFFLGGPPLADVEVAPVGDRALQVQGDIREVSPVIDTKAGTIRIKVEFPQDAQWPLGTPVVGKLRSPPRKGIVLSYSAIASAKGEPAVWLVNSENRSVSLREVTVARYRKNDFVVTNGIAPNDLVVTEGGKFLKEGQAVTWEGK
- a CDS encoding efflux RND transporter periplasmic adaptor subunit, which encodes MSFNRWYTSLPLFLSISLLVSCEQSSLAAEEVSPRPVKSVAATAEQEEAGSLPGIVRARIETDLAFRTLGRIVSRKVDVGDLVLKGDVIAEIDPLSLKLAVRSAEADLRDAQAQFENAAMTEKRKRTLARMSAGSVADRDLAEQQLKSAKANVAKATASLAKAREQLGYADLRAEFDGVVTATFAEMGQTVSAGQPVLRLARPEQRDVVVDVPEAQFRSVRLDDRFNIALQLDRTVQTFGVVREIGPQADRNTRTHRLKIAVEQAPEVFRLGAVVTATPMLDRKKREIALPIAAICDRGGADHVWVVNRSTGTVTLRPVQLGTPAADARSVRILSGLREGEEVVIAGVNELADGQKVKIAQELRP